The Sporosarcina sp. ANT_H38 DNA segment GTCTACCTTCACGGAAATCAGGATTCTGCTTCGCAATGGCTTTCCCCTCTGCTAATCGTTCAACGATCATATCCCTGTCAAATTCCGCAATGGCTGATAACATTCTTAAAATTAATCTGCCCATTGAAGTATCTTCTACAAGTCCCATATTTAATATGTGAACCTTGATTCCTTTTGAAAGCAATTCTTTGATTAGATTTACCCCATCCTCTGCCGATCTTGCGAAACGGTCTAGTTTTGTAACTACCAATGTATCACCTTTTTTCAGCAATGAAAGTAACTCTACAAATTGAGGACGATCAGCCTTAGTTCCAGTGAATTTCTCGGAATAAATTTTGTCACAACCTTCACTTTCCAATGTTTGCAATTGTAACTCTAAATCTTGTGACGCTGTACTTACACGTCCATAACCATATTTCATATGTATTTGCCCCTTTTTTTTCGGGTCCGTTTATGACCCCTAGTTACGACACTGATTGATACCTTGATATTACTGGATCCTGAAAACGGTGTCAATACTTAAAAGTTATGGCACGCGTAATACATTACCAATATCCCAATCTTGCATTAATTTCAATAATCTGTATAGTAGTTCAAAAGGACGGGTGTTGCTTATGGAGAAAGAAGGACTTTCTTTATACGATAGATTACCAATTGCAATGCTATCAGGGTTTTATTACCATATAAACAAGAACATAGAAAACGGGATTTTGTCTAATGCCATGTACCATGAAATCTCTCTAATTGAACAAGTGGCTGCAAAAAAAGGGATTTCATTAATTCATCTGTATGAACGAGGATCAACGATGAAATGATAATACATAGGTTTCTTAATAGAGACACTTTCTTTATGGGTACAGGGGATACAGTACCGACAAACACGCCATTACAAGGGCTAGATACAGCTACACCTCTACATATGGTGGGCTATCCATACAGCCCGT contains these protein-coding regions:
- a CDS encoding recombinase family protein, yielding MKYGYGRVSTASQDLELQLQTLESEGCDKIYSEKFTGTKADRPQFVELLSLLKKGDTLVVTKLDRFARSAEDGVNLIKELLSKGIKVHILNMGLVEDTSMGRLILRMLSAIAEFDRDMIVERLAEGKAIAKQNPDFREGR